One genomic region from Lates calcarifer isolate ASB-BC8 linkage group LG10, TLL_Latcal_v3, whole genome shotgun sequence encodes:
- the ppcdc gene encoding phosphopantothenoylcysteine decarboxylase encodes MQTENHVSSLKTDLVKSCGTFCVLVGVTGSVAALKLPLLVSQLLQLPGVDVRVVTTEHAKHFYNPAEVPVRIYSEKDEWELWTQRSDPVLHIELRRWADLFVIAPLDANTLGKIANGICDNLLTCVVRAWDISRPFLFCPAMNTAMWQHPITAQQVSRLKEFGYVEIPCIAKKLVCGDEGKGAMAEVSTIVSVVKEYLQKPDESSQKT; translated from the exons ATGCAGACAGAAAACCACGTTTCTAGTCTAAAAACTGATTTAGTGAAATCTTGCGGGACattttgtgttcttgttggCGTGACGGGAAGCGTTGCAGCCCTGAAACTGCCTCTTTTGGTCTCCCAGCTTCTTCAGCTCCCTGGG GTGGATGTAAGAGTGGTCACTACGGAGCATGCCAAGCACTTCTACAATCCTGCAGAGGTTCCAGTAAGAATCTACAGTGAAAAAGATGAGTGGGAG CTCTGGACACAGAGATCTGACCCTGTGCTACACATTGAGCTAAGGCGCTGGGCAGACTTATTTGTCATTGCCCCCCTAGATGCCAACACTCTCGGAAAGATTGCTAATGGCATTTGTGACAATCTGCTG ACATGTGTGGTAAGAGCTTGGGATATCAGTCGACCTTTCCTCTTCTGCCCTGCAATGAATACAGCTATGTGGCAGCATCCCATTACAGCCCAGCAGGTATCCAGGCTGAAAGAATTCGGATATGTGGAAATCCCCTGCATTGCTAAAAAGCTAGTGTGTGGAGATGAAG GTAAAGGTGCCATGGCAGAGGTGTCAACTATTGTCAGTGTTGTCAAGGAGTATCTTCAGAAACCAGATGAGTCATctcagaaaacatga